The Lonchura striata isolate bLonStr1 chromosome Z, bLonStr1.mat, whole genome shotgun sequence genome window below encodes:
- the LOC110471229 gene encoding acrosin, which produces MAYDYDPMAPDYGKLHITGGTAVQPGAWAGIVSIQDPWEPGTGHICGGSLISTEWVLTAAHCFINARNTNMWHVVAGATQLTQLGPEVQVRQIKQLLVHEDYIPGEERNNIALLKLDQPVMCSHYVQLGCVPDLTLEVSELGSCYIAGWGTTNTRAERPSDVLQEANVHLIDVHLCNSSLWYTGAIHTQNLCAGYSVGSINPCQADSGGPLVCKDNNAAFFWLVGVASWGKSCARTNQPGVYTSVQHFYDWILVQIDSQPTEGHEDIL; this is translated from the exons ATGGCTTATGACTATGACCCCATGGCTCCAGACTATGGCAAACTGCACATCACTGGTGGCACAGCCGTTCAGCCAGGAGCCTGGGCCGGGATTGTCAGCATTCAGGATCCCTGGGAACCAGGCACAGGGCACATCtgtggagggtccctcatcagcACAGAGTGGGTCCTCACGGCCGCCCACTGCTTCATCAATGCCAG GAACACCAACATGTGGCATGTGGTGGCTGGGGCTACCCAGTTGACTCAGCTGGGCCCTGAGGTGCAAGTGCGCCAGATTAAGCAGCTATTGGTTCATGAAGACTATATTCCTGGTGAGGAAAGGAACAACATTGCCTTGCTGAAATTGGACCAGCCTGTCATGTGCAGCCACTATGTTCAGCTGGGCTGTGTGCCTGACCTCACACTGGAAGTGTCAGAGCTGGGAAGCTGTTACATTGCAGGCTGGGGTACTACCAATACAAGAG CTGAAAGACCaagtgatgtcctgcaggagGCCAACGTCCACCTCATTGATGTCCACCTCTGCAACAGCAGCCTCTGGTACACAGGGGCCATTCACACCCAAAACCTGTGTGCTGGTTACTCAGTGGGTAGCATCAACCCCTGCCAG GCTGACAGTGGTGGTcctctggtgtgcaaagataacAATGCTGCCTTCTTCTGGCTTGTTGGTGTGGCCAGCTGGGGGAAAAGCTGTGCAAGAACAAACCAGCCTGGAGTCTACACCTCTGTTCAGCACTTCTATGACTGGATCCTGGTCCAGATAGACTCGCAGCCAACAGAAGGGCATGAAGACATTCTATGA